The following are encoded in a window of Amaranthus tricolor cultivar Red isolate AtriRed21 chromosome 2, ASM2621246v1, whole genome shotgun sequence genomic DNA:
- the LOC130806767 gene encoding ras-related protein Rab11B-like: MGYRADDDYDYLFKVVLIGDSGVGKSNLLSRFTRNEFSLESKSTIGVEFATRSIRVDDKVVKAQIWDTAGQERYRAITSAYYRGAVGALLVYDVTRHVTFENVERWLKELRDHTDSNIVIMLVGNKADLRHLRAVSTEDAQTFAEKEKTYFMETSALESLNVEDAFTEVLTQIHKVVSKKALEAGDDPAAVPKGQTINVKDDVSAMKKVGCCST; this comes from the exons ATGGGTTATAGAGCAGATGATGATTACGATTACTTGTTCAAAGTAGTTTTGATAGGAGATTCTGGAGTTGGTAAATCAAATTTGCTATCCAGATTCACACGTAATGAGTTTAGTCTTGAATCTAAATCCACTATTGGCGTTGAATTCGCTACTCGGAGTATTAGGGTTGATGATAAAGTCGTTAAAGCTCAAATTTGGGATACTGCTGGCCAAGAAAG GTACCGCGCAATCACTAGTGCTTATTATCGAGGTGCAGTTGGGGCGTTACTCGTTTATGATGTCACTCGTCATGTTACATTTGAGAATGTTGAGAGATGGTTGAAAGAGCTCCGAGATCATACAGATTCTAACATTGTGATCATGCTTGTGGGAAATAAGGCAGATTTAAGGCATTTGCGGGCTGTTTCCACCGAAGATGCACAAACATTTGCTGAGAAAGAGAAAACATACTTCATGGAAACTTCTGCTCTAGAATCATTGAACGTCGAGGATGCATTTACCGAGGTGCTTACACAAATACACAAAGTTGTCAGCAAAAAAGCTTTGGAGGCTGGCGACGATCCTGCAGCAGTGCCCAAGGGACAAACCATTAATGTGAAAGATGATGTATCTGCAATGAAAAAAGTCGGATGCTGTTCAACATAG